From a region of the Helianthus annuus cultivar XRQ/B chromosome 5, HanXRQr2.0-SUNRISE, whole genome shotgun sequence genome:
- the LOC110943095 gene encoding uncharacterized protein LOC110943095: MTDKTESSVTLISKLDASNPLYLHASDSSNLSSSNAMKLALMAKNKLGFVDGTCVKSESNDVLASQWERCNSIVLTWILNSVSDELYVGQVYSKLASEVWNDLKETYDKVDGSVLPSCTCNASTKFNEFSQLIKLMQFLMGLDDVYQPFRTNLLTRDPLPSVKTAFSIISREESYRSSNSGSTVPNVGFVAKANQFSNNKKKFNKGPNPNLKCTHCNKIGHVIDKCFEIHGYPPNYRSKPSQNNNQWSKSNNSVNNSVSDKSVGTSLNSLTSDQFAKLLGLLGENKVNDPSSSNVGVGMSWIVDSGANQHMVMTSENMFNLVDVSDYNITVKHPNGTNAKVTKIGCYKLSDSVVLKDVFVVPEYCVNLIYVHKLAKDNKLRVVFDEENCYIQDLCLKKTLVTGSQTDGLYFCGNSFRSVVACFNKTESMAG, translated from the exons ATGACTGACAAAACTGAGTCGTCTGTTACTTTAATAAGTAAATTAGATGCTAGTAATCCTTTGTATTTGCATGCTAGTGATTCTAGTAATCTGTCTAGT TCAAATGCTATGAAACTTGCTTTGATGGCTAAGAACAAATTAGGATTTGTTGATGGAACATGTGTTAAATCTGAGTCTAATGATGTCTTGGCAAGTCAATGGGAAAGATGCAACTCTATTGTTTTAACCTGGATTCTGAATTCTGTTTCTGATGAGTTGTATGTTGGTCAAGTTTATTCCAAACTTGCTTCTGAAGTTTGGAATGATTTGAAAGAGACATATGATAAGGTTGATGGTTCAGTG TTACCATCTTGCACTTGTAATGCTTCTACCAAGTTCAATGAGTTTAGTCAGTTAATAAAACTTATGCAATTCTTGATGGGATTAGATGATGTTTACCAACCTTTTAGAACTAATCTATTAACCAGGGATCCTCTTCCTTCTGTTAAAACAGCTTTTTCGATTATATCTAGGGAAGAGTCATATAGGAGTTCAAACAGTGGTTCTACAGTACCTAATGTTGGTTTTGTTGCTAAAGCAAATCAGTTTAGTAATAACAAGAAAAAATTTAACAAAGGTCCTAATCCCAACTTGAAATGCACTCATTGTAACAAGATTGGTCATGTTATTGATAAGTGTTTTGAGATTCATGGATATCCACCAAATTATAGGTCTAAACCTAGTCAAAACAATAATCAATGGTCTAAATCTAATAATTCTGTGAATAACTCTGTGAGTGACAAATCTGTTGGTACTTCATTGAATTCTTTGACTTCTGATCAGTTTGCCAAGTTGTTAGGTTTGCTGGGTGAGAATAAGGTGAATGATCCTTCTAGTTCCAATGTTGGAG TTGGTATGAGCTGGATagttgactctggtgcaaaccagcATATGGTAATGACAAGTGAAAACATGTTTAATCTTGTTGATGTTTCTGATTACAACATCACCGTAAAACATCCTAATGGTACAAATGCTAAAGTAACAAAAATAGGGTGTTATAAGTTGTCTGATTCTGTAGTTCTTAAAGATGTTTTTGTCGTTCCTGAATATTGTGTTAATCTTATATATGTTCATAAGTTAGCAAAGGATAATAAACTTAGAGTTGTATTTGATGAGGAAAATTGTTATATTCAGGATTTATGCTTAAAGAAAACCCTGGTGACTGGTAGTCAAACTGATGGTCTATACTTTTGTGGTAATTCTTTTAGGTCAGTTGTTGCATGTTTTAACAAAACTGAAAGTATGGCAGGTTAA